The following DNA comes from Mycolicibacterium aromaticivorans JS19b1 = JCM 16368.
GCCAGCGTGAGGGACCGCCCGTCGACCGGCGGCGACCGGAAGTAGTAAACGGACAGGTCAGCCAGGGTGTAGCGATCCCGCGCGCCGGTGTGCGCCTGGCCGGCCAGCGAGCAGGCTTGGCCGATGATCGAGGCGATCACCCCACCCTGGATGGCGCCGAGGGGGTTGGCCATCCACGGCTGCGGGTCGAGCATCAGGACCGGCTCGTCCGCGCTTTCGACCGTCATGGCCAGCAGCTCGCACAAGGGTCCGCGGGCGATCTCCCCGCGACTGATCGCGGTCAGGATGCGCCGGCCGTCCCATCCCGGGTCGATGGCCGACACGGCTGTGTCGATGTCGGGCGGGGTGGGCAGCGTCTCGACGGGTTCGGCGATCGCATCCTTGTCGAGGGTGCGCAGCGCCTCGGTGCTGCGGCCCACCCGGACGGCGCGGGCCACACCCGAGCAGACGACGTCGTGTGCGCCGTTGGTGATCGTCATGGTGGCGGTGCCGTGGGTGTCGTCGCGGTGAGCCATCGCCGAGACGGCGTGCAGCCGATCCCCCACCATGGGGCGGGC
Coding sequences within:
- a CDS encoding PaaI family thioesterase gives rise to the protein MSTPNGPQSVFCVGNTGVSEAGISLDQQVNNTLVDHRGLVEMPAYAVMAESVTSGAYWYTFAEPVATVQSWLALTAGARPMVGDRLHAVSAMAHRDDTHGTATMTITNGAHDVVCSGVARAVRVGRSTEALRTLDKDAIAEPVETLPTPPDIDTAVSAIDPGWDGRRILTAISRGEIARGPLCELLAMTVESADEPVLMLDPQPWMANPLGAIQGGVIASIIGQACSLAGQAHTGARDRYTLADLSVYYFRSPPVDGRSLTLATATERVGRRMGTVSATMTDVAGTHYVRAVANIAYERG